Proteins encoded together in one Maribacter dokdonensis DSW-8 window:
- a CDS encoding TatD family hydrolase, whose protein sequence is MEDKMMIIDPHVHMTSRTTDDYEAMAAAGVVAIIEPSFWLGQPRTQVGSFQDYFSSLVGWEPFRASQFGIKHYCTIGLNSKEANNEALAEQVIELLPLYLHKENVVAIGEIGYDDQTPAEDKFFRMQLDMAKELNMTVQVHTPHRDKKAGTIKSMEVCLEHGLDPANVIIDHNNEETVKEVLDRGFIAAFTIYPKTKMGNERMVEVVKKYGSNNIIVDSSADWGVSDPLAVPKTASLMLKRGVSMEDVRKTCYQNALDAFSKNGKMKEAHWLQPDSINQSQLFNDNSVLRGQKPRIDEDQII, encoded by the coding sequence ATGGAAGATAAAATGATGATCATTGACCCGCATGTACACATGACGTCAAGAACAACAGATGATTATGAAGCAATGGCAGCAGCGGGAGTTGTAGCAATAATAGAACCATCCTTTTGGTTGGGTCAACCAAGAACCCAAGTAGGTTCTTTTCAGGATTACTTTAGTAGTTTGGTGGGTTGGGAGCCTTTTAGGGCCAGTCAATTTGGTATAAAACATTATTGCACTATCGGTTTAAATTCAAAAGAAGCAAATAATGAGGCTTTGGCAGAACAGGTAATAGAATTGTTACCGTTGTACTTACATAAAGAAAATGTGGTCGCTATTGGTGAAATTGGATATGACGATCAAACACCTGCAGAGGATAAGTTTTTTAGAATGCAACTAGATATGGCTAAAGAACTTAATATGACCGTACAGGTACATACGCCGCACCGAGATAAAAAAGCAGGAACCATAAAGAGTATGGAGGTTTGTTTGGAGCATGGTTTAGATCCTGCAAATGTAATAATTGATCATAACAATGAAGAAACGGTAAAAGAGGTTCTTGACCGTGGTTTCATTGCTGCTTTTACCATCTATCCCAAAACAAAAATGGGCAACGAGCGTATGGTAGAAGTTGTTAAGAAATATGGTAGTAATAATATTATAGTGGATAGTTCGGCAGATTGGGGTGTAAGTGACCCTTTAGCAGTGCCAAAAACAGCATCTTTAATGCTAAAAAGAGGTGTGTCTATGGAGGATGTTAGAAAAACCTGCTATCAAAATGCATTAGATGCTTTTAGTAAAAATGGTAAAATGAAAGAAGCGCATTGGTTGCAGCCAGATAGTATTAATCAATCGCAACTTTTTAATGATAATAGTGTTCTTAGGGGGCAAAAACCTCGTATTGACGAAGATCAAATCATTTAA
- the eboC gene encoding UbiA-like protein EboC (EboC, a homolog the polyprenyltransferase UbiA, belongs to system of proteins involved in the trafficking of precursor metabolites to an extracytoplasmic compartment so that the biosynthesis of certain natural products, such as scytonemin, can be completed.): protein MKEKLMGFARLARPANLPTAAADILAGIAIILYLKDLVVLNFMSGQSGNVLSLVFSSIALYAGGVVFNDVFDADLDAVERPERAIPSGLVPKKEAIYFGTILMLIGITLAFKTTVLSGLISVALTVAILTYDGYFKQFGFAGPLNMGICRGLNLLMGMSILGNLTHWYISLVPVVYIFAITLISRGEVHGDNKKHIVWAGILYAIVILSIALIVMQQKDNLLVLLPFILMFGFLIYSPLIKAYKVNSPKNIKKAVMGGVLSLIVMNACWVAGFSNWYLALAVLLLLPLSMLLSKLFAVT from the coding sequence ATGAAAGAAAAGTTAATGGGTTTTGCTCGTTTGGCAAGACCTGCGAATTTGCCAACTGCCGCAGCGGATATATTGGCAGGTATTGCCATTATATTATATCTTAAGGATTTAGTAGTGCTTAATTTTATGAGTGGGCAGAGCGGCAATGTACTTTCTTTGGTTTTCTCATCAATTGCCTTATATGCAGGTGGAGTCGTTTTTAACGATGTTTTCGATGCAGATCTAGATGCGGTCGAAAGACCGGAGCGGGCAATTCCAAGTGGACTTGTACCCAAAAAAGAAGCTATTTATTTTGGTACAATTCTCATGCTGATCGGTATAACATTGGCATTTAAGACTACTGTATTATCAGGTTTAATATCTGTTGCTTTAACCGTAGCTATTTTAACATATGATGGCTACTTTAAACAATTTGGTTTTGCTGGTCCCTTAAATATGGGAATTTGCCGTGGATTAAATCTTTTAATGGGTATGTCTATTCTTGGAAACCTAACACATTGGTACATTTCATTGGTTCCTGTTGTCTATATTTTTGCCATCACATTGATCAGTAGAGGAGAGGTGCACGGAGATAATAAAAAACATATTGTTTGGGCAGGTATCTTATACGCAATAGTTATTCTATCCATTGCGTTAATTGTAATGCAACAGAAAGACAATCTCTTGGTGCTATTACCGTTTATATTAATGTTTGGTTTTTTAATTTATTCGCCTTTAATTAAAGCGTATAAAGTAAATTCACCTAAAAACATTAAGAAAGCTGTAATGGGTGGTGTATTGTCACTAATTGTGATGAACGCTTGCTGGGTGGCCGGTTTTTCTAATTGGTATTTGGCATTGGCCGTTTTATTATTATTACCATTATCCATGCTTTTGTCAAAATTATTTGCAGTAACATAA